One window of the Tissierella sp. genome contains the following:
- a CDS encoding glycosyltransferase family 2 protein encodes MKNMQKVVCVVPVFNEADIIVDTIENLKKIKYIDEIVVVNDGSSDNTLDVVNKLNVKVIDLGKNFGKGFAMKTAIDNLDYDIIMFIDGDLGESSIQAESLILPIINGDADVSIAKFSKRSDMTNTKGGFGIVTKFSKKGVYFFTKQEIDSSLSGQRVYKREVIDKINYIPDKFGIEVAMTIQTLNNGFSIIEVPVSMNHRYSQRNLKGWIHRGKQFYDILKTFVIMYFGR; translated from the coding sequence ATGAAAAATATGCAAAAAGTTGTATGTGTTGTACCAGTTTTTAATGAAGCTGATATAATAGTGGACACAATAGAAAATCTAAAGAAAATAAAGTATATAGATGAAATCGTAGTAGTTAACGATGGATCAAGCGATAACACTCTAGATGTAGTAAATAAATTAAATGTCAAAGTAATTGATCTAGGTAAGAATTTTGGAAAAGGCTTTGCAATGAAAACAGCTATAGATAATTTAGACTATGATATTATTATGTTTATCGATGGTGACTTAGGAGAGAGTAGTATTCAGGCTGAAAGTTTAATATTACCTATAATAAATGGTGATGCTGATGTATCCATTGCAAAATTTTCTAAGAGAAGTGACATGACAAATACAAAGGGTGGCTTTGGCATAGTAACGAAATTCTCTAAAAAGGGGGTCTATTTCTTTACAAAACAAGAAATAGATAGTTCTTTATCAGGTCAAAGAGTATATAAAAGAGAAGTAATTGATAAAATAAACTATATACCGGATAAGTTTGGTATTGAAGTTGCTATGACTATTCAAACATTAAATAATGGGTTTTCAATTATAGAGGTACCTGTTAGTATGAATCATAGATATAGTCAGAGAAATTTAAAAGGGTGGATACATAGAGGAAAGCAATTTTATGATATACTAAAGACATTCGTGATTATGTATTTTGGAAGGTGA
- a CDS encoding phospho-N-acetylmuramoyl-pentapeptide-transferase, translating to MDYIGLICFFISLVLSYICLPMIKEMLLKSNIVCENFRDIKIPTSLGLVFVFVQVITLGSVEIMFNFSDNFNLIYLLGFSFIGMLGILDDLIGEKRVKGLRGHIKALFSGVLTTGGIKAILGLFISIIVSNYISVTFKDFIINSLIIGLFTNLINMFDLRPGRATKVFAIFALLFILSGFIREKSYIIYSLFGILIPYIRLDLKAMAMMGDVGSNVLGFTLGILAAISFTFEFRIIILILLIVFHVLAERISFSNIIDNNKVLKYFDSLGR from the coding sequence ATGGACTATATAGGGCTGATATGTTTTTTTATTTCCTTAGTATTATCATATATTTGTTTACCTATGATAAAGGAAATGCTATTAAAATCTAATATTGTATGTGAGAACTTTAGAGATATTAAAATCCCTACATCCTTGGGATTAGTATTTGTTTTTGTGCAAGTTATAACTTTAGGTAGTGTAGAAATTATGTTTAATTTTAGTGATAACTTTAATTTAATATATCTATTAGGTTTTTCTTTCATCGGAATGTTAGGAATACTTGATGACTTAATAGGTGAAAAAAGAGTTAAGGGGCTTAGAGGGCATATTAAGGCTTTGTTTAGTGGAGTTCTGACAACTGGAGGCATAAAGGCTATTTTAGGTTTGTTCATATCAATTATTGTTAGCAATTATATATCTGTTACTTTCAAGGATTTTATTATTAACTCTTTGATTATAGGATTGTTTACTAATTTGATTAATATGTTTGATTTAAGGCCAGGTAGAGCTACTAAAGTTTTTGCTATTTTTGCACTACTATTTATACTAAGTGGTTTCATTAGAGAAAAATCATATATAATATATTCCTTGTTTGGCATACTAATTCCATATATAAGGTTAGATTTAAAGGCCATGGCTATGATGGGAGATGTAGGCTCAAATGTATTAGGATTTACTTTAGGGATATTAGCTGCTATAAGTTTTACTTTTGAATTTAGAATTATAATTTTAATTTTATTGATAGTATTTCATGTATTAGCTGAAAGAATTTCTTTCTCTAATATAATTGATAACAACAAAGTTCTAAAATATTTTGACAGTTTAGGAAGGTAG
- a CDS encoding DUF3866 family protein: MISYRSGIVSSIVNEKGHITWIEVNINGHISKAVNYKDISGNICINDKVILNTTGVDLNLGTGGYHFVMFNFSNESRNLEGPGHIMKLRYTPYQMKCLVAEEEVSPYHEVFNEFKSLENHICIVATLHSMLAPISAMIKYLNSNININYIMTDGGALPLHFSNTVSELKEKGIINNTITIGHAFGGDLECINIYTGLIAAKEILKGNVTIISMGPGIVGSGTKYGFTGVEQGSIIDAINNLGGRAVAVPRISFSDNRHRHRGISHHTMTILSEMTNTKAYCVFPYLEEAKVKFITDQIELSNIGQKHSVVFQDGEEILDAMNKYNLKTTSMGRTIEDDKEYFTALGAVGKFVVSLL, encoded by the coding sequence ATGATTAGTTATAGGAGTGGAATTGTATCTTCGATAGTGAATGAAAAAGGACATATTACTTGGATAGAAGTTAATATAAATGGACATATTTCTAAAGCAGTTAATTATAAGGATATTTCTGGTAATATATGCATAAATGATAAGGTAATCTTAAACACTACTGGAGTTGATTTAAATTTGGGAACTGGTGGATATCATTTTGTGATGTTTAATTTTTCTAATGAATCAAGAAACCTAGAAGGTCCAGGACACATAATGAAATTAAGATATACTCCATATCAAATGAAATGCTTAGTAGCTGAAGAAGAGGTAAGCCCTTATCATGAAGTATTTAATGAATTTAAGTCTTTGGAAAATCACATTTGTATTGTAGCTACACTACATAGCATGTTAGCACCAATTAGTGCCATGATTAAATATTTAAACTCCAATATTAATATAAATTATATTATGACCGATGGTGGAGCCTTACCTTTACATTTTAGTAATACGGTATCAGAACTAAAAGAAAAAGGTATTATCAACAATACAATTACCATTGGCCATGCATTTGGAGGAGATTTAGAATGTATTAATATTTATACAGGACTAATCGCAGCTAAAGAAATTTTAAAAGGTAATGTGACCATAATATCAATGGGACCAGGAATAGTAGGTTCAGGAACTAAATATGGCTTTACAGGTGTTGAACAAGGATCTATAATTGATGCTATAAATAATCTTGGTGGTAGAGCAGTTGCAGTGCCTAGAATTAGCTTTAGCGATAATAGGCATAGGCATAGAGGTATCAGTCATCATACAATGACAATATTATCTGAGATGACAAATACCAAGGCATACTGTGTATTTCCTTATTTAGAAGAGGCTAAGGTAAAGTTTATTACTGACCAAATTGAGTTATCAAATATAGGACAAAAACATAGTGTTGTATTCCAAGATGGGGAAGAAATCTTAGACGCTATGAATAAATATAACTTAAAAACTACCTCTATGGGTAGGACTATAGAAGATGATAAAGAATATTTTACTGCTTTAGGTGCAGTAGGAAAATTTGTAGTTAGTTTATTATAG
- a CDS encoding NUDIX hydrolase — MIFEEKTMKSDKLYEGKILNLRIDTVELPDKKYSKREIIEHPGGVAVVPITDDNCIILVKQYRKAVERFLLEIPAGKLELNEEPRETGIRELKEETGFSADKMEYLLEFYTSPGFSNEKIYLFLATGLIDGEATPDLGEFIQREKYNIDDLIKMIERGEITDSKTIIGISMAKKYLDKNQ; from the coding sequence ATGATATTTGAAGAAAAAACTATGAAATCCGATAAATTATATGAGGGTAAAATACTTAATCTAAGGATTGACACAGTTGAGCTTCCAGATAAAAAGTATTCTAAGAGGGAGATAATTGAGCATCCTGGAGGAGTTGCGGTTGTACCCATAACGGATGATAATTGTATTATATTGGTTAAGCAATATAGAAAAGCAGTTGAACGATTTTTATTAGAGATACCTGCAGGTAAATTGGAATTGAATGAAGAGCCAAGAGAAACTGGAATTAGAGAATTAAAAGAAGAAACTGGTTTTTCTGCTGATAAGATGGAATACTTACTAGAATTCTATACTTCTCCAGGTTTTAGTAATGAAAAGATATATTTATTTCTAGCTACAGGTTTAATTGATGGAGAGGCTACTCCAGATTTAGGTGAATTTATACAAAGGGAAAAGTATAATATTGATGACTTAATAAAAATGATAGAACGTGGTGAAATCACTGATAGCAAGACCATTATAGGAATTAGCATGGCAAAAAAATATTTAGATAAAAATCAATAA